A stretch of the Streptococcus oralis genome encodes the following:
- a CDS encoding competence protein CoiA, with protein MFVARDAKGNLVNALEKDVTRQAYTCPACGGGLRLRQGQSIRTHFAHESLRDCMAIFENESPEHLGNKEALYHWAKKNNQVALEYSLPEIQQIADVLVNEKLALEVQCSSLSQKLLGDRSQGYRSQDYQVIWLLGEKLWLKERLTQLQRGFLYFSQNMGFYVWELDIKKQVLRLKYLLHQDLRGKLHFQVKEFPYGQGNLLEILRFPYQKQKLASLTVSQDSTICHYIRQQLYYQTPYWMKKQEEAYHQGDNLLKHQLDDWYPQVRPIESGDFLQIETDLASYYRNFQAYYQKNPKNNRQKLYPPAFYHLYFSKNVVK; from the coding sequence ATGTTTGTAGCCAGAGATGCCAAGGGGAATTTGGTAAATGCCCTCGAAAAAGATGTTACCAGGCAAGCTTATACCTGCCCCGCCTGTGGGGGCGGACTACGATTACGCCAAGGACAGAGCATTCGAACGCATTTCGCCCATGAATCTTTAAGAGATTGTATGGCTATTTTTGAGAATGAAAGTCCAGAACACTTGGGCAACAAAGAGGCACTTTATCACTGGGCCAAGAAGAACAATCAGGTCGCCTTAGAATATAGTCTGCCCGAGATTCAGCAGATAGCAGATGTTCTCGTCAATGAAAAACTAGCTCTGGAGGTTCAGTGCAGTTCCTTGTCTCAAAAGCTTTTAGGCGATAGAAGCCAAGGATACCGTAGCCAAGACTATCAGGTTATCTGGCTACTGGGAGAAAAACTCTGGTTAAAAGAGCGATTAACACAATTGCAAAGGGGATTTCTCTATTTTAGTCAAAATATGGGATTTTATGTTTGGGAACTGGATATCAAAAAGCAAGTTTTGAGACTCAAATATCTTTTGCATCAGGACCTACGTGGCAAGCTTCATTTTCAGGTCAAGGAATTTCCCTATGGCCAAGGAAATCTCTTGGAAATTCTACGATTTCCTTATCAAAAACAAAAGCTAGCTAGTCTTACAGTTTCTCAAGATTCAACTATCTGTCACTACATTCGCCAACAGTTGTACTACCAAACGCCTTACTGGATGAAGAAGCAAGAAGAGGCCTATCATCAAGGAGACAATCTATTAAAGCATCAACTAGACGACTGGTATCCTCAAGTCAGACCGATAGAGTCAGGTGATTTTTTGCAGATTGAAACGGATTTGGCTAGCTATTATAGAAATTTTCAGGCTTACTATCAAAAAAATCCGAAAAATAATCGCCAAAAGCTCTATCCACCAGCCTTTTATCACTTATATTTCTCAAAAAATGTGGTAAAATAG
- the tehB gene encoding SAM-dependent methyltransferase TehB, with the protein MEKLIAYKRMPLWNKQTMPEAVQQKHNTKVGTWGKITVLKGALKFIELNEDGEVLAEHLFEAGADNPMAQPQAWHRVEAATDDVEWYLEFYCKPEDYFPKKYQTNPVHSEVLEAMQTVKPGRALDLGCGQGRNSLFLAQNGFDVTAVDQNELSLEILQSIVEQEDLEMPVGLYDINSASIRQDYDFIVSTVVLMFLQADRIPDIIQNMQEHTTVGGYNLIVCAMDTEDYPCSVNFPFTFKEGELADYYKDWELVKYNENPGHLHRRDENGNRIQLRFATMLAKKVK; encoded by the coding sequence ATGGAAAAATTAATTGCCTATAAACGGATGCCCTTGTGGAACAAACAGACCATGCCAGAAGCTGTCCAGCAAAAGCACAATACTAAGGTCGGCACTTGGGGAAAAATTACTGTCTTAAAGGGGGCACTCAAGTTTATTGAGTTGAATGAAGATGGTGAGGTTCTAGCTGAGCACCTCTTTGAGGCAGGAGCTGACAATCCCATGGCACAACCGCAAGCCTGGCACCGAGTGGAGGCTGCCACTGATGATGTAGAATGGTACTTGGAATTTTATTGTAAACCTGAGGATTATTTCCCTAAGAAATACCAGACCAATCCAGTCCATTCAGAGGTCCTAGAGGCTATGCAGACGGTGAAACCAGGAAGAGCCTTGGATTTGGGTTGTGGTCAAGGACGTAACTCTCTCTTTCTTGCACAGAATGGTTTTGATGTGACAGCTGTGGATCAAAATGAATTGTCCCTTGAAATCTTGCAAAGCATTGTGGAACAAGAGGATCTAGAAATGCCTGTCGGACTTTATGATATCAATTCAGCCAGCATTAGACAAGACTATGATTTCATCGTATCGACAGTTGTTCTGATGTTCCTACAAGCGGACCGCATTCCAGATATTATCCAAAATATGCAGGAGCACACCACGGTCGGTGGTTACAATCTTATCGTCTGTGCCATGGATACGGAGGATTATCCTTGCTCGGTTAACTTCCCATTCACCTTTAAAGAAGGGGAGTTGGCGGACTACTACAAGGATTGGGAATTGGTCAAGTATAATGAAAACCCAGGACATCTGCACCGTCGTGATGAAAATGGCAATCGCATTCAACTACGCTTTGCGACTATGTTAGCCAAAAAAGTCAAGTAA
- the smpB gene encoding SsrA-binding protein SmpB, which translates to MAKGEGKVVAQNKKAHHDYTIVDTLEAGMVLTGTEIKSVRAARINLKDGFAQVKNGEVWLSNVHIAPYEEGNIWNQEPERRRKLLLHKKQIQKLEQETKGTGMTLVPLKVYIKDGYAKLLLGLAKGKHDYDKRESIKRREQNRDIARVMKAVNQR; encoded by the coding sequence ATGGCAAAGGGCGAGGGAAAGGTCGTCGCACAAAATAAAAAAGCGCACCACGACTATACAATCGTAGATACGCTAGAGGCAGGAATGGTCCTGACCGGAACTGAAATCAAGAGCGTTCGAGCTGCTCGAATCAATCTCAAGGACGGTTTTGCCCAAGTAAAAAATGGGGAAGTCTGGCTGAGCAATGTTCATATTGCCCCTTACGAAGAGGGCAATATCTGGAACCAGGAACCGGAACGTCGTCGCAAACTCCTGCTCCATAAGAAGCAAATTCAAAAATTGGAACAAGAGACCAAAGGGACAGGGATGACCCTTGTTCCCCTTAAAGTCTACATCAAAGATGGCTACGCCAAGCTCCTTTTAGGTTTAGCAAAAGGGAAACACGACTATGATAAACGAGAGTCGATCAAGCGACGTGAACAAAACCGCGACATCGCGCGTGTGATGAAAGCTGTCAACCAGCGTTAA
- the rnr gene encoding ribonuclease R, with amino-acid sequence MKDKIKEYLQEKGRVTVNDLAQALGKDGSKDFRELIKTLSLMERKHQIRFEDDGSLCLDQKKKHEITLKGIFHAHKNGFGFVSLEGEEDDLFVGKNDVNYAIDGDTVEVVIKKVADRNKGTAAEAKIIDILEHSLTTVVGQIVLDQEKPKYAGYIRSKNQKISQPIYVKKPAIKLEGTEVLKVFIDKYPSKKHDFFVASVLDVVGHSTDAGIDVLEVLESMDIVSEFPEAVLKEAESVPEAPSQKDMEGRLDLRDEITFTIDGADAKDLDDAVHIKPLKNGNMELGVHIADVSYYVIEGSALDKEALNRATSVYVTDRVVPMLPERLSNGICSLNPQVDRLTQSAIMEIDKHGRVVHYTITQTVIKTSFRMTYSAVNDILAGDEKKRQEFKKIVPSIELMAKLHERLESMREKRGALNFDTSEAKILVDKKGKPVDIVLRQRGIAERMIESFMLIANETVAEHFSKLDLPFIYRIHEEPKAEKVQKFIDYASSFGLRIYGTASEISQEALQDIMRAVEGEPYADVLSVMLLRSMQQARYSEHNHGHYGLAADYYTHFTSPIRRYPDLLVHRMIRDYGRSMEIAEHFEQVIPEIATQSSNRERRAIEAEREVEAMKKAEYMEEYVGEEYDAVVSSIVKFGLFVELLNTVEGLIHITNLPEFYHFNERDLTLRGEKSGITFRVGQQIRIRVERADKMTGEIDFSYIPSEFDVIEKGLKQSNRSDRGRGSNRRSDKKEDKRRQGRPNDKRKSLSKDKKKKGKKPFYKEVAKKGAKHGKGRGKGRRTK; translated from the coding sequence ATGAAAGATAAAATCAAAGAATATTTGCAAGAGAAGGGGCGAGTGACGGTAAATGACCTAGCTCAGGCTCTCGGAAAGGATGGATCCAAGGATTTCCGTGAGTTGATTAAAACTCTGTCTCTGATGGAAAGAAAGCACCAGATTCGTTTTGAAGATGATGGTAGCTTATGTCTGGACCAAAAGAAGAAACATGAAATTACCCTCAAAGGGATTTTTCATGCCCATAAAAACGGCTTTGGCTTTGTCAGTCTAGAAGGCGAAGAGGACGACCTTTTTGTAGGAAAAAACGATGTCAACTATGCTATTGATGGCGATACCGTTGAGGTAGTCATTAAGAAAGTTGCTGACCGTAATAAGGGAACGGCAGCAGAAGCCAAAATTATTGATATCCTAGAACACAGCCTGACAACCGTTGTCGGCCAAATCGTTCTGGATCAGGAAAAGCCCAAGTATGCGGGCTACATCCGTTCAAAAAATCAGAAAATCAGCCAGCCAATCTATGTGAAGAAACCAGCTATCAAGTTGGAAGGTACTGAAGTTCTCAAGGTCTTTATCGACAAATACCCAAGTAAGAAACATGATTTCTTTGTCGCTAGTGTGCTGGACGTGGTGGGACACTCGACTGATGCCGGGATTGACGTTCTTGAAGTCTTGGAATCCATGGATATTGTCTCAGAATTTCCAGAAGCTGTTCTCAAGGAGGCAGAAAGTGTGCCAGAAGCTCCGTCTCAAAAGGATATGGAAGGTCGTCTGGACCTGAGAGATGAAATCACCTTTACCATTGACGGTGCGGATGCCAAGGACTTGGACGATGCGGTACACATCAAGCCTTTAAAGAATGGCAATATGGAACTCGGAGTTCACATCGCGGATGTTTCCTACTACGTGATTGAGGGTTCTGCCCTCGACAAGGAAGCCCTTAACCGCGCGACTTCTGTCTACGTGACAGACCGTGTGGTCCCAATGCTTCCAGAGCGTTTGTCAAACGGCATTTGCTCGCTCAATCCTCAAGTCGATCGCTTGACCCAGTCTGCCATTATGGAAATTGATAAACATGGTCGTGTGGTTCATTACACTATTACCCAAACGGTTATCAAGACAAGTTTCCGTATGACCTATAGCGCTGTTAATGATATCCTAGCTGGTGACGAGAAAAAGAGACAAGAGTTTAAGAAAATTGTTCCAAGTATCGAACTCATGGCCAAGCTCCATGAAAGGCTAGAAAGCATGCGTGAGAAACGTGGTGCCCTTAACTTTGATACCAGTGAAGCTAAGATCTTGGTGGATAAAAAAGGTAAGCCTGTGGATATCGTTCTTCGCCAACGTGGCATTGCTGAGAGGATGATTGAGTCCTTCATGTTGATTGCTAATGAAACGGTTGCCGAGCACTTTAGCAAGCTGGATCTACCTTTCATTTATCGAATCCACGAGGAGCCCAAGGCTGAAAAAGTTCAGAAGTTTATTGATTACGCTTCGAGCTTTGGTTTACGAATTTATGGGACGGCTAGTGAGATTAGCCAAGAGGCGCTCCAAGACATCATGCGTGCTGTTGAGGGAGAACCCTATGCGGATGTATTGTCCGTGATGCTTCTCCGTTCTATGCAGCAGGCTCGCTATTCAGAGCATAATCACGGCCACTATGGACTAGCGGCAGACTATTACACTCACTTTACCAGCCCGATTCGCCGTTATCCTGACCTCCTTGTTCACCGGATGATTCGTGACTATGGGCGTTCCATGGAAATAGCAGAGCATTTTGAGCAAGTGATTCCAGAGATTGCGACCCAGTCTTCCAACCGTGAGCGCCGTGCCATCGAGGCAGAGCGTGAAGTCGAAGCTATGAAAAAGGCTGAGTACATGGAAGAATACGTGGGAGAAGAGTACGATGCGGTTGTATCCAGCATTGTTAAGTTCGGTCTCTTTGTCGAATTGCTGAATACAGTTGAAGGCTTGATTCACATCACCAATCTACCTGAATTTTATCATTTCAATGAACGGGATTTGACACTCCGTGGGGAGAAATCAGGCATAACTTTCCGCGTGGGACAGCAGATTCGTATTCGCGTTGAAAGAGCGGATAAGATGACAGGTGAGATTGACTTCTCTTATATCCCAAGTGAATTTGATGTCATTGAAAAAGGCTTGAAACAGTCTAATCGCAGTGACAGAGGTCGTGGTTCAAATCGTCGTTCGGACAAAAAAGAGGACAAGAGAAGACAGGGACGTCCTAACGACAAACGCAAGTCCTTATCAAAAGATAAAAAGAAAAAAGGCAAGAAACCTTTTTACAAGGAAGTAGCTAAGAAAGGAGCCAAGCATGGCAAAGGGCGAGGGAAAGGTCGTCGCACAAAATAA
- the secG gene encoding preprotein translocase subunit SecG, protein MYNLLLTILLVLSVVIVIAIFMQPTKNQSSNVFDASSGDLFERSKARGFEAVMQRLTGILVFFWLAIALALTVLSSR, encoded by the coding sequence ATGTATAACCTATTATTAACCATTTTATTAGTATTATCTGTTGTGATTGTGATTGCGATTTTCATGCAACCAACTAAGAACCAATCCAGCAATGTATTTGATGCCAGCTCAGGTGATTTGTTTGAACGTAGTAAAGCGCGTGGTTTTGAAGCTGTGATGCAACGTTTGACAGGTATTTTAGTCTTTTTCTGGCTAGCCATTGCCTTAGCATTGACGGTATTATCAAGTAGATAA
- the rpmG gene encoding 50S ribosomal protein L33, which translates to MRVKINLKCSSCGSMNYLTSKNSKTHPDKIEVLKYCPKERKVTLHLESK; encoded by the coding sequence GTGCGAGTAAAAATCAATCTCAAGTGCTCCTCTTGTGGCAGCATGAATTATCTAACCAGTAAGAACTCCAAAACCCATCCAGACAAGATTGAGGTGTTAAAATATTGTCCAAAGGAAAGAAAAGTAACTTTACATCTTGAATCTAAGTAG
- a CDS encoding multidrug efflux MFS transporter, protein MQEISWKENLRVAWFGSFLTGASISLVVPFMPIFVEQLGIEGDQVAFYAGLAISVSAVSAALVSPIWGILADKYGRKPMMIRAGLAMTITMGGLAFVPNIYWLLFLRLLNGVFTGFVPNATALIASQVPKDKSGAALGTLSTGVVAGTLTGPFVGGFIAEIFGIRNVFLLVGSFLFLAAILTIFFIKEDFQPVAKEKAIPTKEVFSAFKYPRLLVNLFLTSFVIQFSAQSIGPILALYVRDLGQTENLLFVSGLIVSSMGFSSMMSAGILGKLGDKVGNHRLLVAAQIYSVIIYLLCAHATSPLQLGLYRFLFGLGTGALIPGVNALLSKMTPKSGISRIFAFNQVFFYLGGVIGPMAGSAVAGYLGYHAVFYATAACVAFSCLCNLVQFRSLLKVKEI, encoded by the coding sequence GTGCAAGAGATTAGTTGGAAAGAGAATCTTCGTGTCGCCTGGTTTGGTAGTTTTCTAACGGGCGCCAGCATTTCCTTGGTCGTTCCTTTCATGCCTATCTTTGTAGAACAGTTGGGAATTGAAGGGGACCAAGTTGCTTTTTATGCTGGATTAGCCATCTCAGTTTCCGCTGTTTCAGCAGCTCTAGTTTCTCCCATCTGGGGTATTCTTGCTGACAAATATGGTCGAAAGCCCATGATGATTCGAGCAGGTCTTGCCATGACCATTACCATGGGAGGTTTGGCCTTTGTGCCAAATATCTATTGGCTACTCTTTTTGCGCTTGCTCAATGGTGTATTTACTGGTTTTGTCCCCAATGCAACGGCCTTGATTGCTAGTCAGGTACCGAAAGATAAGTCTGGAGCGGCTCTGGGGACTCTATCTACAGGTGTTGTTGCAGGAACACTGACGGGTCCCTTTGTTGGAGGCTTTATTGCTGAAATTTTTGGCATTCGTAATGTCTTTTTATTGGTAGGTTCTTTCTTATTTTTAGCTGCAATCCTAACCATTTTCTTTATCAAGGAAGATTTTCAGCCAGTGGCTAAGGAGAAGGCTATCCCAACGAAAGAAGTATTTTCTGCTTTCAAGTATCCTAGGCTTTTAGTGAATCTATTTTTGACGAGCTTCGTCATTCAATTTTCAGCTCAATCAATTGGCCCCATTCTAGCTCTCTATGTGCGGGACTTAGGGCAGACTGAGAATCTCCTCTTTGTATCAGGATTGATCGTATCCAGCATGGGATTTTCTAGCATGATGAGTGCTGGAATTCTAGGAAAACTTGGCGATAAGGTAGGGAATCATAGATTGTTAGTTGCAGCGCAGATTTATTCCGTCATCATTTACCTTCTTTGTGCCCATGCGACCAGCCCCCTTCAACTTGGCTTGTATCGTTTTCTCTTTGGTTTGGGAACAGGTGCTCTCATACCGGGAGTTAATGCCCTTCTTAGCAAAATGACTCCGAAATCAGGTATTTCAAGGATTTTCGCCTTCAACCAAGTCTTTTTTTACCTCGGTGGAGTGATTGGACCTATGGCGGGATCCGCAGTTGCAGGATATTTGGGCTACCATGCTGTCTTTTATGCGACAGCAGCCTGTGTGGCTTTCAGTTGTTTATGTAACTTAGTGCAATTTAGATCATTATTAAAAGTAAAGGAAATCTAG
- the coaE gene encoding dephospho-CoA kinase (Dephospho-CoA kinase (CoaE) performs the final step in coenzyme A biosynthesis.): MGKIIGITGGIASGKSTVTNFLREQGFQVVDADAVVHQLQKPGGRLYQLLVQHFGQEIILENGELNRPLLASLIFSNPEEREWSKQTQGEIIREELAALRDQLAQTEAIFFMDIPLLFEQDYANWFDETWLVYVDRDVQVERFMKRDHLSMEVAESRLAAQWSLEEKKKLASHILDNNGSRDQLVAQVVKLLEGGDSCARD; the protein is encoded by the coding sequence ATGGGGAAAATCATTGGAATCACAGGAGGAATTGCCTCTGGTAAATCAACTGTGACAAATTTCCTAAGAGAGCAAGGCTTTCAAGTGGTGGATGCTGACGCAGTCGTCCACCAACTACAGAAACCTGGTGGTCGTCTTTATCAGCTCTTAGTTCAGCACTTTGGACAGGAAATCATCCTTGAAAATGGAGAACTTAATCGCCCTCTTCTGGCTAGTCTCATCTTTTCAAATCCTGAGGAACGAGAATGGTCTAAGCAAACCCAAGGGGAAATTATTCGTGAGGAATTGGCTGCACTGAGAGACCAGTTAGCCCAGACAGAAGCGATTTTTTTCATGGATATTCCCCTGCTTTTTGAACAGGACTACGCCAACTGGTTTGATGAAACGTGGCTGGTCTATGTGGACCGAGATGTTCAGGTGGAACGTTTCATGAAACGGGATCATCTTTCTATGGAAGTAGCTGAGTCCCGTTTGGCTGCCCAGTGGTCTTTAGAAGAAAAGAAAAAATTGGCAAGCCATATATTAGATAATAATGGCAGTCGTGATCAGCTTGTGGCTCAAGTAGTGAAGTTACTTGAAGGAGGCGATAGCTGTGCAAGAGATTAG
- the mutM gene encoding DNA-formamidopyrimidine glycosylase has translation MPELPEVETVRRGLEKLIIGKKISSIEIRYPKMIKTDLEEFQREVPGQIIESMGRRGKYLLFYLTNKVLISHLRMEGKYFYYPDQVPERKHAHVFFHFEDGGTLVYEDVRKFGTMELLAPDLLEAYFVSKKLGPEPIEQDFDLQSFQAALAKSKKPIKSHLLDQTLVAGLGNIYVDEVLWRAQVHPARPSQSLTAKKAKAIHDQTIAVLGQAVEKGGSTIRTYTNAFGEDGTMQDFHQVYDKTGQACSRCGTVIEKFQLGGRGTHFCPQCQRRD, from the coding sequence ATGCCTGAATTACCTGAGGTTGAAACGGTTCGTCGTGGCTTAGAAAAATTGATTATAGGAAAGAAGATTTCGAGTATAGAAATTCGTTATCCCAAGATGATTAAGACGGATTTGGAAGAGTTTCAAAGGGAAGTACCTGGTCAGATTATCGAGTCAATGGGGCGTCGTGGAAAATATTTGCTTTTTTACCTGACAAACAAGGTCTTGATTTCACATCTGCGAATGGAGGGAAAGTATTTTTACTATCCGGACCAAGTTCCAGAACGCAAGCATGCCCATGTTTTCTTCCATTTTGAGGATGGCGGTACTCTTGTGTATGAGGATGTACGCAAGTTTGGTACCATGGAACTGTTGGCACCCGACCTATTGGAAGCTTACTTTGTTTCTAAAAAACTAGGGCCGGAGCCAATAGAGCAGGATTTTGATTTGCAGTCCTTCCAAGCTGCCCTAGCCAAATCTAAAAAGCCTATCAAATCCCACCTTCTAGACCAAACCTTGGTAGCTGGTCTTGGAAATATCTATGTGGATGAGGTTCTCTGGCGAGCTCAGGTCCATCCAGCTAGGCCTTCTCAAAGTTTGACAGCAAAGAAAGCGAAAGCAATTCATGACCAGACCATTGCTGTTTTGGGTCAGGCTGTTGAAAAAGGGGGGTCAACCATTCGGACCTATACCAATGCCTTTGGGGAAGATGGAACCATGCAGGACTTCCATCAGGTCTATGATAAGACTGGACAAGCATGTTCCCGCTGTGGGACAGTGATTGAGAAGTTCCAGCTCGGTGGACGAGGAACTCATTTTTGTCCTCAGTGTCAAAGGAGGGACTGA
- the era gene encoding GTPase Era: protein MTFKSGFVAILGRPNVGKSTFLNHVMGQKIAIMSDKAQTTRNKIMGIYTTDKEQIVFIDTPGIHKPKTALGDFMVESAYSTLREVDTVLFMVPADEPRGKGDDMIIERLKAAKVPVILVVNKIDKVHPDQLLAQIDDFRNQMDFKEIVPISALQGNNVSRLIDILSENLEEGFQYFPADQITDHPERFLVSEMIREKVLHLTREEIPHSVAVVVDSMKRDEETDKVHIRATIMVERDSQKGIIIGKGGAMLKKIGTMARRDIELMLGDKVFLETWVKVKKNWRDKKLDLADFGYNEKEY, encoded by the coding sequence ATGACATTTAAATCAGGCTTTGTAGCCATTTTAGGACGTCCCAATGTTGGGAAGTCAACTTTTTTAAATCACGTTATGGGGCAAAAGATTGCCATCATGAGTGACAAGGCGCAGACAACGCGCAACAAAATCATGGGAATTTACACGACTGATAAGGAGCAAATCGTCTTTATCGACACACCAGGGATACACAAGCCTAAAACAGCCCTTGGAGATTTCATGGTGGAATCTGCCTATAGTACTCTGCGTGAAGTGGATACTGTTCTATTCATGGTGCCAGCTGATGAGCCACGTGGTAAGGGCGACGATATGATTATCGAGCGTCTGAAAGCTGCCAAGGTTCCTGTGATTCTGGTGGTGAATAAGATTGATAAGGTTCATCCTGATCAGCTCTTGGCTCAGATTGATGATTTCCGTAACCAGATGGACTTTAAGGAAATTGTTCCTATCTCAGCCCTTCAGGGAAATAACGTTTCTCGTTTAATTGACATTCTCAGTGAAAATCTTGAGGAAGGGTTCCAGTATTTCCCAGCTGATCAAATCACAGATCATCCTGAGCGTTTCTTGGTTTCAGAGATGATTCGTGAGAAAGTCTTGCACCTAACTCGAGAAGAGATTCCTCACTCAGTTGCAGTGGTAGTTGACTCCATGAAGCGTGATGAAGAGACAGACAAGGTTCATATCCGTGCAACCATCATGGTCGAGCGTGATAGTCAAAAAGGTATCATCATCGGTAAAGGTGGCGCCATGCTTAAGAAGATTGGGACCATGGCCCGTCGTGATATCGAACTCATGCTAGGGGATAAGGTTTTCCTAGAAACTTGGGTCAAGGTCAAGAAAAACTGGCGTGATAAAAAGCTAGATTTGGCAGACTTTGGGTATAATGAAAAAGAATACTAA
- a CDS encoding diacylglycerol kinase family protein, which yields MDSQDNKRKWKNRDLVSSLEFALTGILTAFKEERNMRKHAVTALVVILAGFVFQVSRIEWLFLLMSIFLVVAFEIINSAIENVVDLASHYHFSMLAKKAKDMAAGAVLVVSLLAAVIGALIFLPRIWDILF from the coding sequence ATGGACTCACAAGACAATAAACGAAAATGGAAAAATCGTGACCTGGTATCCAGTTTAGAATTTGCCCTTACAGGAATTCTGACTGCTTTCAAGGAAGAACGCAATATGCGAAAACATGCAGTGACAGCTCTAGTGGTCATCCTTGCAGGTTTTGTTTTTCAGGTGTCACGGATTGAATGGCTCTTTCTCCTAATGAGCATTTTCTTGGTAGTAGCCTTTGAAATTATTAACTCTGCTATTGAAAATGTGGTGGATCTAGCCAGTCACTATCACTTTTCTATGTTAGCTAAGAAAGCCAAGGATATGGCAGCTGGTGCCGTACTTGTGGTTTCCCTTCTTGCTGCAGTGATTGGTGCACTTATCTTTCTCCCACGTATTTGGGATATACTATTTTAA
- the ybeY gene encoding rRNA maturation RNase YbeY encodes MYIEMVDETGQVSQEILHQTQEILEFAAQKIGKEDKEMAVTFVTNERSHELNLEYRDTDRPTDVISLEYKPELDIAFDEEDLLENPELAEMMSEFDAYIGELFISIDKAHEQAEEYGHSFEREMGFLAVHGFLHINGYDHYTPEEEAEMFGLQEEILTAYGLTRQ; translated from the coding sequence ATGTATATTGAAATGGTAGATGAAACTGGTCAAGTTTCACAAGAAATCTTGCACCAAACCCAAGAAATTTTGGAATTTGCAGCCCAAAAAATAGGAAAAGAAGACAAGGAGATGGCAGTCACTTTTGTGACCAACGAGCGTAGCCACGAACTCAATCTGGAGTACCGTGATACGGATCGTCCGACAGATGTTATCAGCCTTGAGTATAAACCAGAGTTGGATATTGCCTTTGACGAAGAGGATTTGCTTGAAAATCCTGAATTGGCAGAGATGATGTCTGAGTTTGATGCTTATATTGGGGAACTGTTCATCTCTATCGATAAGGCTCATGAGCAGGCTGAGGAATATGGCCACAGCTTTGAGCGTGAGATGGGCTTCTTGGCAGTACACGGCTTTTTACACATTAACGGCTACGATCACTACACTCCGGAAGAAGAAGCGGAGATGTTCGGTTTACAAGAAGAAATTTTGACAGCCTATGGACTCACAAGACAATAA